DNA sequence from the Eriocheir sinensis breed Jianghai 21 chromosome 70, ASM2467909v1, whole genome shotgun sequence genome:
GCACCACCGGCTACATCTGCCGGTGCATCTTCCCCCGGTACCAATCCAGTGCTGCAGAAGCTGTTTCAGGGTGCAGCAGCAGTGGGTGGCCAGGCCATGGTGCAGCTGCCAGCTGGAAGTGCTGTGCAGGGTCAGCCAGGTGTTGGGGCCACCAATCCAGTGCCCATCCCTGGTGCTGGGCCCCAGAGTCatgcttcctccctctcctccagtgTGCCTGCTGGTGCGCCCATCTCCTTACAAGAACTGGAGGGCCGCTTTAAGGACAACCTCAAGATGTCTAGCcagaacagggaagaggaggccTCTCCAGCAgtgcaacaacagcagcagcaaaagCAGCCCTACGCCCCACAGCTTCCTCAGTCAGAGCCTCCGCTGCTCTCCCCACAAGTGTTCACCACTTCTCGTACCTCCGACCCGCCTGCTGGTGGTACGCCGCCTGTAGAATCCCCTGGTCCTCGCAGCTTCGCAGATCTGCTCAGCTCTAACTCAGTCGCCGTGGTAGATGCACGGCCGCTGAATGGCTCCCAAGAATCTTTGCACGATGGTTTGCTTGGGTGCCCCTCGCAGGTCACTCCCCTCACACAGGAGCAGCTTGTCCAGGCCTTCACGCTGCTTCTCAAGAAAGATGACTTTGTAAGGCAACTGCATGAGGCTTATGTACAGGCATTAAACCAATCCCTCAAGGGCTTCTTGTAGGTGTCTGGAGAGTGTGAACCAGTGCATGCCAGTTGGTTCTGTTGTCTGCTATCGCATCCTCATGTATTAATGCATTCATCACTCGGAGTGCTGTGTATAAATGTATGTTTATCAGCtgagaacagaaaata
Encoded proteins:
- the LOC126988726 gene encoding mRNA-decapping enzyme 1A-like isoform X2; this translates as MDQNRDAIRLNSVRRIDPHVVQIVDSANRTALYSYEQGGESWAKTDVEGTLMVYSRVAPPHHMVTIINRLNKSNFIEPLSGSCDLQVKPPYLLFRNGKGVIYGIWFSDGDDVQRIATAIEDHMRPNLIKPAPQPAPNILADPAVAVAGAPGGDIMSMLSRAHGEFESKRQEPRSITNTSTSTNSDIVKPAPLRVQAGEQNTVADFFAKVSVAQAGGGIAGLGGAGLHSPSGSAAPPATSAGASSPGTNPVLQKLFQGAAAVGGQAMVQLPAGSAVQGQPGVGATNPVPIPGAGPQSHASSLSSSVPAGAPISLQELEGRFKDNLKMSSQNREEEASPAVQQQQQQKQPYAPQLPQSEPPLLSPQVFTTSRTSDPPAGGTPPVESPGPRSFADLLSSNSVAVVDARPLNGSQESLHDGLLGCPSQVTPLTQEQLVQAFTLLLKKDDFVRQLHEAYVQALNQSLKGFL